From Faecalicatena sp. Marseille-Q4148:
CCAGGAAGAAAATCCATTCACTGCACTAAAATACAGAAGAAACTCTGCCGCACCCATATGATTGTTAAGTACCATCTGAAGGAGATATACATAAACAACGCCATTTCTCAGTAAGATAAACAGTGTATCGATTGCATTTGCAAGAAAATATTTTCGGTTCTTTTTCACCTGAAATGTTTCGTAAGAATTTCTCACTCCCGCATGGATACTGCGAAGCCAAGCCCCCATTCCAAACATTCTGATATCTTTCGCACATTCCCGGTCTTTGTATCGCTCTGTCAGATAATTCCATTTCTTTATATATTCAGCTTCTTCTTGTCGGTTTCGATAACCCCAGTTATAGATCCTTCGGTTAAAGAAAAAACTTAACGCCGTCATCGCTGCTATGAGAAACATAAGAAATGGATTCATTACCGACAGAAGCATCAGGTAGATCACAATACCGCAAACGCTCTGTCCGAGAGTTGTCAGCGTTATCCAGATATGTTCTCCGGCAGCACTGTTTTGCTTTAACGCTTCCATCCCCTTTTTCTGCATCTGTGTAAATATCTGGTCATCCAATTTTGAATAAGAAACTGTCGCATACTTATTATACTGACCTAACAGCAGCTTGATCCGTACGCTAATCCGTCCATACTGTTGGTTCAATACCAGATAGCCCTGTGCTGCACCGACAAGCATCATACCTCCTGCAAAAATAAGAATACTCCGGAATAGTATTCTTAACGTCCATCCCTCTTCCAGCCCTCTTAACACAACCGGACCGATATAGAGGTTTAGCAAATTCATTATCACTTCCAAAATAATGGACATAACCAAAACAGCAAGAACGGATTTTTCATATTTCCACGCCTTTCCAATCATGAACCATGCATTGTTCCACATTCCGTACCGTGGCTTTTCTGATATTGTTTTTTCTTTTTTCTTTTCTGTCATGCTTTCATCCCTCCTGCTGTAACAATATCACAAATATCCAAACAAAAACTCCCTAGGGGACGAATTGCATCTCCTGGGGACGAATTGCATCATCTGTATTTTGAATATTCCGCGCACCTGTTTGCACCGGATGTCGAACACTATGTTTCTTGTGGCAAAAGGATCTCTGTCGTAAACGCACCATCTTCACTATTTCGGCTCAAATAGCCACCATAACGCTCTACAATCGTATCAATCCTTACCAGACCAAACCCATGCCCTTCCCCCTTTGTCGTGCGAAACAGTCCACTGATCTTCTTCTGTTTCTTCGTGGCGGTAAAGTTCGTAAAAGACATGTAAAGCTGCGTATTTTTCATATCCATATAGATACGGATGATCCGCTCATCCGGCGGAAGTTCCATGCTAGCCTCGATCGCATTGTCAAACAGATTGCCGATAATGATACAGAGATCGATCTCCGAAGTGGTAAGTGCCACCGGCACATGGGCGTCTGCAATCACAGTAATCTCCCGCGACTTCGCCAGCGAGATCTTGCTGTTTAAAATAGCGTCCGTCATCTTATTGCCTGTCTTAATGACTGTATCCACCGTCGCCAGATCTTCATCCAGCTCATCCAGATATGCCCGGATTGCGTCAAGGTCACCCATAGCGGCATAGCTTTTCATCATCTGGATATGATTCCGGTAATCATGCCGCCAGCCACGAATCTGCCGGTACATATTTTCCACCTCTTCATAATGTGTCTGAAGCAGCTCATTTTGATAGGCTGCCAAGCGTTTGTCGATCATTTTTGAAATAAATGACATCGTTTCCTCCAAATCTGCCTTCTTCCGCAAGATACGGAATCATGTTTTTTGTAAATCGCTTTCCATAAGAAATATATTTCTTTAAAAATATCGGATCATTGCCCGGTTAATCTTCTCATACATCCCTCTCGAGAGTGGGATTACCATCCCATCTTTCAGAGAAACTTCCTTCTTTGTAATCCGCTTTACACATTTCAAGTTCACAAGGAAAGATCTTCCTGTCCGGAAAAATCCATCCCCAAGCTCCTCTTCCAGCTCACTTAACGTCTTCTTTACCGTATAATCCTCTGCCGCATGGATTGTCACATAGTTGTGCTGCACTTCCACATAGCGGATCTCATAATACGGGATCCTGACCGTCTCATCACTTCCCTGAAGAAAGAGCGCTTTCTCGCTCTTCTTCATCCGCTCTCTCGCCCTGTCAAGCACCGAAAACAACTTCTCTTTTGTCACCGGCTTCAGCAGATAGTGAAGCGCCTCCACCTCATATCCGTCAGAAATATAGTCCATATAGCCCGTCACAAATAAAATCTGCACTTCTTTATTATGTTCCCTCACTTTTTTCGCAAGCTCTACCCCGTTCATCTTCCCCATCTCGATATCAAGAATGAGAAGCTGCCATCTCTTGTCTTCTTCATATTGAAAGAGAAAGCTCTCCGCACT
This genomic window contains:
- a CDS encoding GHKL domain-containing protein — encoded protein: MSFISKMIDKRLAAYQNELLQTHYEEVENMYRQIRGWRHDYRNHIQMMKSYAAMGDLDAIRAYLDELDEDLATVDTVIKTGNKMTDAILNSKISLAKSREITVIADAHVPVALTTSEIDLCIIIGNLFDNAIEASMELPPDERIIRIYMDMKNTQLYMSFTNFTATKKQKKISGLFRTTKGEGHGFGLVRIDTIVERYGGYLSRNSEDGAFTTEILLPQET
- a CDS encoding ABC transporter ATP-binding protein; amino-acid sequence: MTEKKKEKTISEKPRYGMWNNAWFMIGKAWKYEKSVLAVLVMSIILEVIMNLLNLYIGPVVLRGLEEGWTLRILFRSILIFAGGMMLVGAAQGYLVLNQQYGRISVRIKLLLGQYNKYATVSYSKLDDQIFTQMQKKGMEALKQNSAAGEHIWITLTTLGQSVCGIVIYLMLLSVMNPFLMFLIAAMTALSFFFNRRIYNWGYRNRQEEAEYIKKWNYLTERYKDRECAKDIRMFGMGAWLRSIHAGVRNSYETFQVKKNRKYFLANAIDTLFILLRNGVVYVYLLQMVLNNHMGAAEFLLYFSAVNGFSSWMEQLLTQMSKLYQESIALSTYREYLDIEDDYKIAEGMEIPTADTYEIVLKHVSFRYPQAEKNTLTDINLTLRPGEKLAVVGLNGAGKTTLVKLICGFYDPTEGEILLNGVNIRNYRRDSYYEMFTAVFQQFAILPITIAENVSQTGEGYDDERVKECLKQAELWERIKELKQGYHALMERSVYTEGVELSGGETQRLMLARALYKKGVFMILDEPTAALDPIAESDIYEKYNKLTEHKTSVFISHRLASTRFCDRILFMEQGELAEEGTHETLLAKRGKYAELFEVQSRYYREGGDHHEEGCE
- a CDS encoding response regulator transcription factor — protein: MEIRVALCDDEETVREYLGRLLEEWKERQNDQLQIEYFESAESFLFQYEEDKRWQLLILDIEMGKMNGVELAKKVREHNKEVQILFVTGYMDYISDGYEVEALHYLLKPVTKEKLFSVLDRARERMKKSEKALFLQGSDETVRIPYYEIRYVEVQHNYVTIHAAEDYTVKKTLSELEEELGDGFFRTGRSFLVNLKCVKRITKKEVSLKDGMVIPLSRGMYEKINRAMIRYF